GGAAGGATTTTCATTCAGTTCACTTGCTTACGTGGTTATCACCCATCATGACATTGACCATATGGGTTCATTAGCTGCTTTGAAAAAAAAATATCCCTTTGTACAGATTGTTGCTTCAGCTATTGAAGCTGATTATATCAGCGGGGTAAAGAAATCTCCCCGTCTGGAGATGGCAGAAGAGCGACTGGCCATGTTGCCTGCATCCGAACAGAAAGCCACCCGCGATTATATCGAAACATTGCAGCGTGTGGAAAGGGTTCCGGTAGATAAACTGTTTAAAGAAGGAGAATTGATGTCATGTCTTGGCGGCATTTTGGCAATTAGTACACCCGGACACATGAGAGGACATATATCTCTCTATTTTGAAGCAATGAAAGTGTTGGTTGCCGGTGATGCGTTAGGTGTCAGGGATGGGAAACTGCAAATGGCAGATCCCTATTATACGCTGAATATGGCGCAGGCAAAAGATTCTGTACAAAAATTTCTGAAATACGATATCCGGAAAATCATTTGCTATCATGGCGGCCTTTTTGAAGGAGACTGCAGGAAAGCATTGGAAGGAGTACTTGACTCGTGGCATGTTAATGAATAAGAGATGAAACAGAAACTATCCGGCATATCCGGTAGAAGGATGAACTTTATATCATGCGATTTATTTTTCTGATTATTATGATTCTTATGGTTCTTTTTATGACTGCCTGCCATGGAACCCATCATTCTGTAACTCCACAGGTGATACATGCCATCCCTGCTGATGAGATGGTGAAGGCAGTGGTAAACAATGCACAGGGGGATACATTAAGAATGGTATTTAACAACACGAAGCATAATGCCGTCATTATGTTTCATAAAGATACTGTTCTGTTGCAACAGGACACA
The sequence above is drawn from the Microbacter margulisiae genome and encodes:
- a CDS encoding MBL fold metallo-hydrolase, with product MTRIVALPVRFNAGNTERTLFPVIAGDSKTTVLIDTGFPGQLPLLEAAAEQEGFSFSSLAYVVITHHDIDHMGSLAALKKKYPFVQIVASAIEADYISGVKKSPRLEMAEERLAMLPASEQKATRDYIETLQRVERVPVDKLFKEGELMSCLGGILAISTPGHMRGHISLYFEAMKVLVAGDALGVRDGKLQMADPYYTLNMAQAKDSVQKFLKYDIRKIICYHGGLFEGDCRKALEGVLDSWHVNE